In Arthrobacter sp. UKPF54-2, the following are encoded in one genomic region:
- a CDS encoding FKBP-type peptidyl-prolyl cis-trans isomerase codes for MRRLLAILIPGLLLFTACGGGEPAAPEPTSQSAGETAKLDSLKLTDNGEKKAPGVEFTKPLDVKEFTTKLVSEGSGERVKADQVAELSVAGFSGTDGSSLGDNFAQDPEAFELSNEVKSGNPALYNVLVGAKVGSLIAVAVPGQAAAQGSQAQPTQVLIAKIVGVKAAPKPLSQEETDKLDKDGKLPKVSFDDKGAPSVEIPKTDAPTGLSVKVLSEGSGDKIAATDSIEANYTGWRWEDGKKFDSSYDRGEAATFPLTGVIKGWTLGLTDQKVGSKVLLTIPEDLAYGKTAAAQGKPAGPLVFVVEIKAKK; via the coding sequence GTGCGCCGACTATTAGCAATTCTCATCCCCGGACTGCTGCTGTTCACCGCCTGTGGCGGCGGCGAACCAGCCGCCCCCGAGCCCACCAGCCAGTCCGCCGGTGAGACCGCAAAGCTCGACTCCCTGAAACTGACGGACAACGGCGAGAAGAAGGCCCCCGGCGTCGAATTCACCAAGCCGCTCGACGTCAAGGAATTCACCACCAAATTGGTTAGCGAGGGTTCGGGAGAAAGAGTCAAGGCTGACCAAGTGGCGGAACTTTCCGTGGCCGGTTTCAGCGGCACAGACGGCTCGTCCCTTGGCGATAACTTCGCGCAAGATCCTGAGGCATTTGAACTCAGCAATGAAGTTAAGTCCGGTAACCCTGCGCTGTACAACGTTTTGGTTGGTGCGAAGGTCGGCTCGCTCATCGCCGTGGCCGTGCCGGGACAGGCAGCCGCCCAGGGCTCTCAGGCCCAGCCGACGCAGGTGTTGATCGCCAAGATTGTGGGCGTCAAAGCAGCCCCGAAGCCTTTGAGCCAAGAGGAAACCGACAAACTCGACAAGGACGGCAAGCTGCCGAAGGTGTCATTCGATGACAAGGGCGCCCCGTCGGTGGAAATCCCGAAGACGGATGCCCCGACGGGCCTGTCTGTAAAGGTTTTGTCCGAGGGATCAGGCGACAAGATCGCCGCCACAGATTCAATTGAGGCCAACTACACTGGTTGGCGCTGGGAAGACGGCAAGAAGTTTGATTCCAGCTACGACCGCGGCGAAGCCGCAACATTTCCCCTCACCGGCGTAATCAAGGGATGGACCCTTGGGTTGACTGATCAGAAGGTCGGCTCGAAGGTTCTCTTGACCATTCCGGAAGACCTCGCATACGGCAAGACCGCTGCAGCCCAGGGTAAGCCCGCGGGACCTTTGGTTTTCGTCGTTGAAATCAAGGCAAAGAAGTAG
- the pafA gene encoding Pup--protein ligase — MDKRIFGIETEFGISYSSPESRPLAPEEVARYLFRKVVSWGRSSNVFLTNGSRLYLDVGSHPEYATAECDDLAQLIAHDRAGELILDDLVDEAQERLAAEGFNGTVYLFKNNTDSAGNSYGSHENYLIPRRGEFSRLAEILIPFLVTRQLIAGAGKILKTPHGATFAFSQRADHIWEGVSSATTRSRPIINTRDEPHADAEFYRRLHVIVGDSNMSETTALLKVGTVDLILRMIEAGVIMRDMRMENPIRSIREISHDLSGRAVVRLANGRQLTALEIQREYLAKVTEFVADRGAHNAHVPLILDLWERTLDAIESENTSAIDTEVDWAIKKKLMDNYRERHGLELDAPRIAQLDLTYHDISRSRGLFYLLQSRGAARRVVDDTAVKDAVDAPPQTTRAKLRGDFVRRAQELGRDYTVDWVHLKLNDRAHQTILCKDPFRSVDDRVDALLDSMG, encoded by the coding sequence ATGGACAAGCGCATTTTCGGGATCGAAACCGAATTCGGAATCTCCTATTCGAGCCCGGAGTCCCGCCCGCTGGCGCCGGAGGAAGTGGCCCGCTATCTCTTCCGCAAGGTGGTCAGCTGGGGACGTTCCTCCAACGTGTTCCTGACCAACGGCTCCCGGCTGTACCTGGACGTGGGCTCCCACCCCGAATACGCCACCGCCGAGTGCGACGACCTGGCCCAGCTGATCGCCCATGACCGGGCCGGCGAACTGATCCTGGACGACCTCGTGGACGAGGCGCAGGAACGCCTGGCGGCCGAAGGCTTCAACGGCACCGTGTACCTGTTCAAGAACAACACCGACTCGGCCGGCAACTCCTACGGCAGCCACGAAAACTACCTGATCCCGCGCCGCGGCGAGTTCTCCCGGCTGGCCGAAATCCTGATCCCCTTCCTCGTGACCCGCCAACTGATCGCCGGCGCGGGCAAGATCCTGAAGACCCCGCACGGGGCCACCTTCGCGTTCTCCCAGCGGGCGGACCACATCTGGGAGGGTGTCTCCTCGGCAACAACCCGCTCGCGTCCCATCATCAATACCCGCGACGAGCCGCACGCCGACGCCGAGTTCTACCGGCGGCTGCACGTGATCGTGGGGGACTCGAACATGTCCGAGACCACGGCCCTGCTCAAGGTCGGCACCGTGGACCTGATCCTGCGGATGATCGAGGCCGGTGTGATCATGCGCGACATGCGGATGGAGAACCCCATCCGCAGCATCCGGGAGATCTCCCACGACCTGAGCGGGCGCGCGGTGGTGCGCCTCGCCAACGGCCGGCAGCTGACCGCCCTGGAAATCCAGCGCGAATACCTGGCCAAGGTGACCGAGTTCGTGGCGGACCGGGGGGCCCACAACGCCCACGTCCCGCTGATCCTGGACCTGTGGGAACGCACCCTGGACGCGATCGAGAGCGAGAACACGAGCGCCATCGACACCGAGGTGGACTGGGCGATCAAGAAGAAGCTGATGGACAACTACCGGGAACGTCACGGCCTGGAGCTGGACGCGCCCCGGATCGCCCAGCTGGACCTCACCTACCACGACATTTCCCGCAGCCGCGGGCTGTTCTATTTGCTCCAGTCCCGCGGCGCGGCCCGGCGTGTGGTCGATGACACCGCCGTCAAGGACGCCGTCGACGCCCCGCCGCAGACCACCCGGGCGAAACTGCGCGGCGACTTCGTCCGCCGGGCGCAGGAACTGGGCCGCGACTACACCGTGGACTGGGTCCATTTGAAGCTCAACGACCGCGCCCACCAGACGATTTTGTGCAAGGATCCGTTCCGCAGCGTGGACGACCGGGTGGACGCCCTGCTGGACTCTATGGGCTGA
- the prcA gene encoding proteasome subunit alpha, whose amino-acid sequence MTQQFYVSPEQLMKDRADFARKGIARGRSVVVISCRDGIALVAENPSPSLHKIGEIYDKIAFAAVGKYNEFESLRQAGVRYADVRGYSYDREDVTARGLASVYAQSLGAVFTAEQKPFEVELAVAEVGPSPEADHLYRLTFDGSIADEQGFIVMGGQADKVSEAVAAGWRGELDFAGAIRLALAGLVADKETDALPASAVEVAVLDRGSESSRGTRRAFRRLDDADVVALLAEEN is encoded by the coding sequence ATGACCCAGCAGTTCTATGTCTCACCCGAACAACTGATGAAGGACCGGGCGGACTTCGCCCGGAAGGGGATAGCCCGGGGACGGTCGGTGGTGGTCATCAGCTGCCGGGACGGGATTGCCCTCGTGGCGGAGAACCCCTCGCCGTCGCTGCACAAGATCGGCGAGATTTACGACAAGATCGCCTTCGCTGCCGTCGGCAAGTACAACGAGTTCGAGAGCCTCCGCCAGGCCGGGGTGCGGTACGCGGACGTCCGCGGCTACTCCTACGACCGCGAGGACGTGACGGCGCGCGGGCTCGCCAGCGTTTACGCGCAAAGCTTGGGGGCGGTGTTCACGGCCGAACAGAAGCCCTTCGAGGTGGAGCTGGCCGTGGCCGAGGTGGGCCCCAGCCCGGAAGCCGACCACCTCTACCGGCTCACCTTCGACGGCTCCATCGCGGACGAGCAGGGGTTCATCGTGATGGGCGGCCAGGCGGACAAGGTCTCCGAGGCCGTCGCCGCCGGCTGGCGCGGGGAGCTCGACTTCGCCGGGGCGATCCGCCTGGCCCTGGCCGGACTGGTCGCGGACAAGGAAACCGACGCGTTGCCGGCGTCGGCCGTGGAGGTCGCCGTCCTGGACCGCGGCTCGGAGAGCAGCCGGGGCACCCGGCGCGCGTTCCGCCGCCTGGACGACGCCGACGTGGTGGCACTGCTGGCAGAGGAGAACTGA
- the prcB gene encoding proteasome subunit beta, whose protein sequence is MQETSANQVAANATSSFTEHLQRSRPELLPYNALQHGIPSGTAAGPLQTPHATTIVAMTYAGGVLMAGDRRATMGNVIASRHIEKVFPADQYSVLGIAGTAGIALDITRLFQVELEHYEKIEGTQLSLDGKANRLGAMIRGNLPMAMQGLAVVPLFAGFDRPAGVGRLFSYDVTGGRYEEQEHHTVGSGSMFARGALKKLWRPGLSEAEAVQVAVEALYDAADDDSATGGPDPVRQLWPVVYTVTRSGAVRVPERQLAAVAGTIIESRAVAQREA, encoded by the coding sequence GTGCAGGAAACATCAGCCAACCAGGTAGCGGCCAATGCGACGTCCTCATTCACCGAGCACCTGCAGCGTTCACGGCCCGAACTGCTGCCGTACAACGCCCTGCAGCACGGCATCCCTTCCGGAACCGCCGCCGGGCCGCTGCAAACCCCGCACGCCACCACCATCGTTGCCATGACCTACGCCGGGGGAGTGCTGATGGCGGGGGACCGACGGGCAACCATGGGCAACGTCATCGCCAGCCGGCACATCGAGAAGGTGTTTCCGGCGGACCAGTACTCCGTGCTCGGCATTGCCGGAACCGCCGGCATCGCCCTGGACATCACCCGGCTGTTCCAGGTCGAGCTGGAGCACTACGAAAAAATCGAAGGCACGCAGCTGAGCCTGGACGGCAAGGCCAACCGGCTTGGCGCGATGATCCGCGGCAACCTCCCGATGGCAATGCAGGGCCTCGCCGTCGTCCCGCTGTTCGCCGGCTTTGACCGGCCCGCCGGCGTCGGCCGCCTGTTCTCCTACGACGTCACCGGCGGCCGTTACGAGGAGCAGGAACACCACACCGTCGGCTCGGGTTCCATGTTCGCCCGCGGGGCGTTGAAGAAGCTCTGGCGGCCCGGCCTTTCGGAGGCCGAAGCCGTCCAGGTGGCCGTCGAAGCGCTCTACGACGCGGCCGACGACGACTCCGCCACCGGCGGCCCGGATCCCGTCCGGCAGCTCTGGCCCGTGGTCTACACCGTCACCCGCTCCGGCGCCGTCCGTGTCCCGGAGCGCCAGCTCGCGGCGGTGGCCGGGACCATCATCGAATCACGGGCCGTAGCCCAGCGGGAGGCCTGA
- a CDS encoding ubiquitin-like protein Pup, giving the protein MAGQEQQQPQSRDTEVEEDIPAPPAAPEAQASAATQGVDDLLDEIDGVLESNAEEFVRAFVQKGGQ; this is encoded by the coding sequence ATGGCAGGCCAGGAGCAGCAGCAGCCGCAGTCCCGCGACACCGAGGTCGAGGAGGACATCCCGGCACCGCCGGCGGCGCCCGAGGCCCAGGCCTCTGCCGCGACCCAGGGCGTGGATGACCTCCTGGACGAAATCGACGGCGTCCTGGAGTCGAACGCCGAGGAGTTTGTCCGGGCCTTCGTCCAGAAGGGTGGCCAGTAG
- the dop gene encoding depupylase/deamidase Dop, which yields MRVMGSETEYGIHSPSAPGANATMMSARVIQAYAQVTRQRAAGGAETRWDYTDEEPLHDARGWTLERSAAEPEQLTDRPPVLDAEAIALAYGRAELDHDGEDESASLLMNMVLGNGARLYVDHAHPEYSSPEVTSPRDAVVWDAAGDLVALAAVRRLAADPDLPPINLYKNNTDNKSVSYGSHENYLMPRSVPFGEIVRGLTPFFVTRQIICGAGRVGLGQDSSRPGYQISQRADFFETEVGLETTIRRPIINTRDEPHATADKYRRLHVIIGDANLSQGSNFLKFGSTAMVLSLIEAGLAPRIEVHEPVAALQAVSHDTSLTATLRLLDGRRVTALDLQWMYFEAAAKLAQDSGVADAVDGDGHTHEVLERWSATLTALDGDRAAAASTVEWLAKLSLLEGYRQRDALEWSDARLGLVDLQWADIRPEKGLYYRLLARERMQRIVEDEAITRAVTEPPSDTRAFFRGRCVSRFGKDLVGASWDSVIFDLPGRGKLQRVPTREPLRGTEALTGGLFARHREAGPFLAELLGLTPGS from the coding sequence ATGCGCGTGATGGGCTCGGAAACCGAGTACGGCATCCACTCGCCGTCCGCGCCGGGCGCCAACGCCACCATGATGTCCGCCCGGGTCATCCAGGCCTACGCCCAGGTGACACGGCAGCGTGCCGCCGGCGGGGCGGAGACGCGCTGGGACTACACCGACGAGGAACCCCTGCACGACGCCCGCGGGTGGACCCTGGAGCGGAGCGCGGCGGAGCCCGAGCAGCTGACCGACCGGCCGCCGGTCCTGGACGCGGAGGCGATCGCCCTGGCGTATGGACGCGCCGAGCTGGACCACGACGGCGAGGACGAGTCCGCTTCGCTGCTGATGAACATGGTGCTGGGCAACGGCGCGCGGCTCTACGTGGACCACGCCCACCCGGAATACTCGAGCCCCGAAGTCACCAGTCCGCGCGACGCCGTCGTCTGGGACGCCGCCGGGGACCTGGTGGCCCTCGCCGCCGTCCGCCGGCTGGCCGCGGACCCGGATCTGCCGCCGATCAACCTGTACAAGAACAACACGGACAACAAGTCCGTCTCCTACGGCTCGCACGAGAACTACCTCATGCCCCGTTCGGTCCCGTTCGGCGAGATCGTCCGGGGGCTGACGCCGTTTTTCGTCACCCGCCAGATCATCTGCGGCGCCGGCCGGGTGGGACTGGGCCAGGACAGCTCCCGGCCCGGCTACCAGATCAGCCAGCGGGCCGACTTCTTCGAAACCGAGGTGGGGCTCGAGACGACCATCCGCCGTCCCATCATCAACACCCGGGACGAGCCGCACGCCACCGCGGACAAGTACCGCCGGCTGCATGTCATCATCGGCGACGCGAACCTCAGCCAGGGCTCCAACTTCCTCAAGTTCGGCAGCACCGCGATGGTCCTGAGCCTGATCGAGGCCGGCCTGGCGCCCCGGATCGAGGTTCACGAGCCGGTGGCTGCCCTGCAGGCGGTCAGCCACGACACTTCGCTGACGGCGACGCTGCGGCTGCTCGACGGGCGCCGCGTCACCGCGCTGGACCTGCAGTGGATGTATTTCGAGGCGGCCGCGAAACTCGCGCAGGACTCCGGTGTGGCGGACGCCGTCGACGGCGACGGGCATACCCATGAGGTGCTGGAGCGCTGGTCCGCGACCCTCACCGCGCTGGATGGCGACCGGGCGGCCGCTGCGTCGACGGTGGAATGGCTGGCCAAGCTGTCCCTGCTGGAGGGCTACCGCCAGCGGGACGCGCTGGAATGGTCGGACGCCCGGCTGGGCCTGGTGGACCTGCAGTGGGCGGACATCCGCCCCGAAAAGGGGCTCTACTACCGGCTGCTGGCCCGCGAGCGGATGCAGCGGATCGTCGAGGACGAGGCGATCACGCGGGCCGTGACGGAGCCGCCGTCGGACACCCGGGCCTTCTTCCGCGGGCGCTGCGTCAGCCGTTTCGGCAAGGATCTGGTGGGCGCGAGCTGGGACTCGGTGATCTTCGACCTGCCCGGCCGCGGCAAGCTCCAGCGGGTCCCCACCCGCGAACCGCTACGCGGCACGGAGGCCCTGACCGGCGGCCTGTTTGCCCGGCACCGCGAGGCCGGGCCGTTCCTTGCCGAACTCCTGGGACTGACCCCCGGTTCGTAA
- the arc gene encoding proteasome ATPase codes for MMETPNNETGRTPAQDEALAAAAAGGPEPAADVDRYAAAELSVAERQVNILRDKLRHIDRQLAAATQNNSKLVGMLETAKAEILRLKNALDQEGQPPYSFGTILQLNPRRHPAPGSSGQAATEESVDIFNAGRKMRVGISPLVNINQLAVGQEVLLNEALLVVAGLGYERAGDLVTLKELLGSDRALVVGRADEERVIRLSGALLAQKLRVGDALSIDTRTGYALEKIPRSEVENLVLEEVPDITYQDIGGLGPQIEQIRDAVELPFLHPDLYREHGLKAPKGILLYGPPGCGKTLIAKAVANSLAARAAERAGKTDMKSYFLNIKGPELLDKYVGETERHIRLIFARAREKASEGSPVVVFFDEMDSLFRTRGTGISSDVETTIVPQLLSEIDGVERLDNVIVIGASNREDMIDPAILRPGRLDVKVKIQRPDAEAAADIFNKYITTDLPFHEQDLAEHNGDIQATVDAMIQRTVEAMYSTEKSNEYLEVTYANGDTEMLYFKDFNSGAVVQNVVDRAKKSAIKDLLTTGQKGLRIDHLLRAVIDEFREHEDMPNTTNPDDWARISGKKGERITYIRTIVQGKAGQEPGKSIETMPSTGQYL; via the coding sequence ATGATGGAGACTCCGAACAACGAGACCGGCCGCACGCCGGCACAGGACGAGGCCCTGGCGGCTGCGGCCGCCGGCGGGCCTGAGCCGGCAGCCGACGTCGACCGTTACGCGGCCGCCGAGCTGTCCGTCGCCGAGCGCCAGGTCAACATCCTGCGCGACAAACTCCGCCACATCGACCGTCAGCTCGCGGCCGCCACGCAGAACAACTCCAAACTCGTCGGCATGCTGGAGACGGCCAAGGCGGAGATCCTGCGGCTGAAGAACGCCCTGGACCAGGAGGGCCAGCCGCCGTACAGCTTCGGCACCATCCTGCAGCTGAACCCGCGCCGGCACCCCGCGCCGGGCAGCAGCGGGCAGGCCGCCACCGAAGAGTCCGTGGACATCTTTAACGCCGGCCGCAAAATGCGGGTCGGCATCAGCCCGCTGGTGAACATCAACCAGCTGGCCGTCGGCCAGGAAGTGCTGCTCAACGAGGCCCTGCTGGTGGTCGCCGGGCTCGGCTACGAGCGGGCCGGGGACCTGGTCACGCTCAAGGAGCTGCTCGGCTCCGACCGCGCCCTGGTGGTGGGCCGCGCCGACGAGGAGCGCGTCATCCGGCTCTCCGGCGCCCTGCTGGCGCAGAAGCTGCGCGTGGGCGACGCGCTCTCGATCGACACCCGCACCGGCTACGCGCTGGAGAAGATTCCGCGCTCCGAGGTGGAGAACCTGGTCCTCGAGGAAGTCCCGGACATCACCTACCAGGACATCGGCGGCCTCGGCCCGCAGATCGAGCAGATCCGCGACGCCGTCGAACTGCCGTTCCTGCACCCGGACCTGTACCGCGAGCACGGCCTCAAGGCACCTAAGGGCATCCTGCTGTACGGGCCGCCGGGCTGCGGCAAAACCCTGATCGCCAAGGCCGTGGCCAACTCGCTGGCCGCCCGTGCTGCCGAGCGCGCCGGCAAGACGGACATGAAGAGCTACTTCCTGAACATCAAGGGACCCGAACTGCTGGACAAGTACGTCGGCGAGACCGAACGGCACATCCGGCTGATCTTTGCCCGCGCCCGGGAGAAGGCGTCCGAGGGCAGCCCGGTGGTGGTGTTCTTCGACGAGATGGACTCGCTGTTCCGCACCCGCGGCACCGGCATCTCCTCGGACGTGGAGACAACCATTGTGCCGCAGCTCCTGAGCGAGATCGACGGCGTGGAGCGGCTGGACAACGTGATCGTGATCGGCGCGTCCAACCGGGAGGACATGATCGACCCGGCCATCCTGCGCCCGGGCCGGCTGGACGTCAAGGTCAAGATCCAGCGCCCCGACGCCGAGGCCGCGGCGGACATCTTCAACAAGTACATCACCACGGACCTGCCCTTCCACGAGCAGGACCTGGCCGAGCACAACGGCGACATCCAGGCCACCGTGGACGCCATGATCCAGCGCACCGTGGAGGCCATGTACTCCACCGAGAAGTCCAACGAGTACCTCGAGGTGACCTACGCCAACGGCGACACCGAGATGCTCTACTTCAAGGACTTCAACTCCGGCGCCGTGGTGCAGAACGTGGTGGACCGCGCCAAGAAATCCGCCATCAAGGACCTGCTCACCACCGGCCAGAAGGGCCTGCGCATCGACCACCTGCTCCGCGCCGTGATCGACGAGTTCCGGGAGCACGAGGACATGCCCAACACCACCAACCCGGACGACTGGGCGCGGATTTCGGGCAAGAAGGGCGAACGCATCACGTACATCCGCACCATCGTCCAAGGCAAGGCCGGCCAGGAACCCGGGAAGTCCATCGAGACGATGCCCAGCACGGGCCAGTACCTGTGA
- a CDS encoding tRNA (adenine-N1)-methyltransferase, with the protein MSSDTAANATPSGEGTTVDSPVAPATVTAAAPVGANRRRGPFREGERVQLTDERGRMNTISLEAGGAFHTHRGFLNHDEIIGKPDGSVVVNNVGQQYQTLRPLLSDFVLSMPRGAAVVYPKDAGQIVTMADIFPGARVVEAGVGSGALSISLLRAVGDNGYLHSFERREEFADIARGNVETIFGGPHPAWQITLGDFQEEVVRTEEPGSVDRVVLDMLAPWECLDAVATVLAPGGVWINYVATVTQLSRTAEAIRADGRFTEPDAWESMVRGWHLEGLAVRPDHRMVAHTGFLLVTRRLADGVTGISVKRRPSKTEFDAEDVNAWTPGAVGERAVSDKKLRRAARDAIAGTNVKDTPGVTN; encoded by the coding sequence ATGAGCAGCGACACTGCCGCCAACGCCACCCCCAGCGGGGAAGGCACCACCGTCGACAGCCCGGTGGCGCCAGCCACTGTAACAGCCGCTGCGCCGGTCGGCGCCAACCGCCGCCGCGGACCTTTCCGCGAGGGGGAGCGGGTGCAGCTCACGGACGAACGAGGCCGGATGAACACCATCAGCCTCGAGGCCGGCGGCGCGTTCCACACACACCGCGGCTTCCTCAACCACGACGAGATCATCGGCAAGCCGGACGGCTCCGTCGTCGTGAACAACGTCGGCCAGCAGTACCAGACGCTGCGCCCGCTGCTCTCGGACTTTGTCCTCTCGATGCCGCGCGGTGCGGCCGTGGTGTACCCGAAGGACGCCGGACAGATCGTCACCATGGCGGACATTTTCCCGGGCGCCCGTGTGGTCGAGGCCGGCGTCGGCTCCGGCGCGCTGTCCATCTCACTCCTGCGCGCGGTGGGGGACAACGGCTACCTGCACTCCTTCGAGCGGCGCGAGGAATTCGCGGACATTGCCCGCGGCAACGTGGAGACGATTTTCGGCGGCCCGCACCCGGCGTGGCAGATCACCCTTGGCGACTTCCAGGAGGAAGTTGTCCGGACCGAGGAGCCGGGCTCCGTGGACCGTGTGGTCCTGGACATGCTGGCGCCCTGGGAATGCCTCGACGCCGTCGCCACGGTGCTCGCTCCGGGCGGCGTCTGGATCAACTATGTCGCGACTGTTACGCAGCTGTCCCGGACCGCCGAGGCGATCCGTGCCGACGGCCGGTTCACCGAACCGGACGCCTGGGAGTCCATGGTCCGCGGCTGGCACCTCGAGGGCCTCGCCGTGCGCCCGGACCACCGGATGGTGGCCCACACCGGGTTCCTGCTGGTTACCCGCCGGCTGGCCGACGGCGTCACCGGCATCTCCGTGAAGCGCCGGCCGTCCAAGACCGAGTTCGATGCCGAGGACGTCAACGCCTGGACTCCCGGTGCCGTCGGCGAACGGGCCGTCTCGGACAAGAAACTGCGCCGCGCGGCCCGCGACGCCATCGCCGGCACCAACGTCAAGGACACCCCCGGGGTCACGAACTAG
- a CDS encoding site-2 protease family protein, with protein sequence MTEPSPQKPQGSTEDRPYSLRGGIPLGRILGIPVILAYSWFVIAAFTVIAYGPVLAHNFPGTGATAYLAAFAYAVLLLLSVLVHELAHALTARMYRWPTSKIVLNLWGGHTQFENFTASPGKSVLVAMAGPAANLVLAGAGWLVVAPGPLPGLADPLANIFVWANLLIGIFNVLPGLPLDGGRLVESAVWKATGSHEKGTIAAGWAGRVIVIGLAVWFVGLPLLSGNRPETSLMLITVLVGSFLWLGATASIQQARYRSRLHLVDAAALAEPAVGLPDTATVADVLRHSPAGAPAVVLYAPDARPAAVVDETAAADLPAALAAATPATAVAYPLAAGAYVKETDRGAELLAYLAQLEGSDYAVVDDAGTVTGLLRQLTVLNTLTGKQQRGTAGTPSGGEGRNQDRNR encoded by the coding sequence TTGACTGAGCCGTCGCCGCAGAAACCGCAGGGGAGCACCGAGGACCGCCCCTATTCGCTGCGCGGCGGCATCCCGCTCGGCCGGATCCTGGGCATCCCCGTCATCCTGGCTTACTCGTGGTTCGTCATTGCGGCATTCACCGTGATCGCCTACGGCCCGGTCCTGGCTCACAACTTCCCCGGAACCGGGGCCACCGCCTATCTCGCCGCGTTCGCGTACGCCGTGCTGCTGCTGCTCTCGGTGCTGGTCCACGAGCTGGCGCACGCCTTGACGGCCCGGATGTACCGCTGGCCCACCAGCAAGATTGTCCTGAACCTCTGGGGCGGCCACACCCAGTTCGAGAACTTCACCGCTTCGCCCGGGAAGTCCGTGCTGGTGGCGATGGCCGGCCCGGCCGCGAACCTCGTCCTGGCCGGCGCGGGCTGGCTTGTGGTCGCCCCCGGCCCGCTCCCGGGCCTCGCGGACCCCTTGGCGAACATCTTCGTCTGGGCCAACCTGCTGATCGGCATCTTCAATGTGCTGCCCGGGCTTCCCCTGGACGGCGGCCGGCTGGTGGAATCCGCGGTCTGGAAGGCCACCGGCAGCCACGAGAAGGGCACCATCGCGGCAGGCTGGGCGGGCAGGGTCATCGTGATCGGACTGGCGGTCTGGTTCGTCGGGTTGCCGCTGCTCAGCGGCAACCGCCCGGAAACCTCCCTGATGCTCATCACCGTCCTGGTGGGCAGCTTCCTTTGGCTGGGCGCCACCGCCTCGATCCAGCAGGCCCGCTACCGCAGCCGGCTGCACCTGGTCGACGCCGCCGCCCTGGCCGAGCCTGCCGTCGGCCTGCCGGACACGGCTACGGTCGCGGACGTGCTGCGGCACTCTCCGGCCGGGGCGCCCGCCGTCGTGCTCTACGCTCCCGACGCGCGGCCTGCCGCCGTCGTTGACGAAACCGCCGCCGCTGACTTGCCAGCCGCGCTGGCCGCCGCCACACCGGCCACCGCCGTCGCCTACCCGCTCGCAGCGGGCGCGTACGTCAAGGAAACCGACCGGGGCGCCGAACTGCTGGCGTACCTGGCGCAGCTGGAGGGATCGGATTACGCGGTGGTCGACGACGCCGGCACCGTCACCGGACTGCTGCGGCAACTCACGGTGCTCAATACCCTCACCGGCAAGCAGCAGCGGGGCACCGCGGGCACCCCGTCCGGCGGCGAGGGCCGCAATCAGGACCGGAACCGGTAG
- a CDS encoding HAD family phosphatase, whose translation MRSPASQPLLKAALWDMDGTIVDTERYWIEAEHALVAAHGGEWSHEKAMQLVGQSLVFSAGILQEAGVELEVREIIDTLTGHVVSLVRESVPWRPGARELLDELHTAGVRCALVTMSEAPLAREIVASLPKPYFEFLVTGDTVTQGKPHPEAYLKAVELLQQEDPELDHRHCVALEDSGPGVAAAVASGVVTVAIPHIVPLPHDPRRATWDSLAGRTVADLEELVTLRHQAAGVRDVELERAGSGGQLD comes from the coding sequence ATGCGATCCCCAGCCTCCCAGCCACTGCTCAAAGCCGCGTTATGGGACATGGACGGCACGATCGTGGACACCGAACGGTACTGGATCGAGGCCGAACACGCCCTCGTCGCCGCCCACGGCGGAGAGTGGTCGCACGAGAAGGCAATGCAGCTCGTGGGTCAGTCGCTGGTGTTCTCCGCAGGCATCCTGCAGGAGGCCGGCGTCGAGCTGGAAGTGCGTGAAATCATCGACACCCTCACCGGGCACGTCGTCAGCCTGGTCCGCGAATCCGTCCCGTGGCGGCCCGGGGCGCGTGAGTTGCTGGATGAACTGCACACGGCCGGCGTCCGCTGTGCCCTCGTGACCATGTCCGAGGCGCCCCTGGCCCGCGAGATCGTCGCCAGCCTGCCCAAGCCATACTTTGAGTTCCTCGTCACCGGGGACACCGTCACGCAGGGTAAACCGCATCCGGAGGCCTACCTGAAGGCCGTGGAACTGCTGCAGCAGGAGGACCCCGAACTGGACCACCGGCACTGCGTGGCCCTCGAGGACTCCGGGCCCGGGGTTGCCGCGGCCGTGGCCTCCGGCGTCGTTACGGTGGCCATCCCGCACATCGTTCCGCTCCCGCACGATCCGCGCCGCGCCACCTGGGACAGCCTGGCAGGACGCACCGTGGCCGACCTCGAGGAACTCGTCACGCTCCGGCATCAAGCCGCCGGTGTCCGTGACGTGGAGCTGGAACGCGCGGGCAGCGGTGGCCAGCTTGACTGA